One genomic segment of Helianthus annuus cultivar XRQ/B chromosome 14, HanXRQr2.0-SUNRISE, whole genome shotgun sequence includes these proteins:
- the LOC110907229 gene encoding uncharacterized protein LOC110907229 translates to MEPVYKAELYEPKLISMQFMTEKKIQVKATYRAEEDDKKVYVSDNVMEQLITKDLKDPNLDLELEQEFSDENAGVVTTHGFKCELCDVTCTSAENLSTHVKGKKHLRIVRAAEDMAKKDEGVEMEKEEAVEKTDGVIGEEENDDS, encoded by the exons ATGGAACCGGTGTACAAGGCTGAGTTGTATGAGCCCAAACTAATTTCGATGCAGTTTATGACTGAGAAAAAAATCCAG GTCAAAGCAACTTACAGGGCTGAAGAAGATGATAAAAAGGTCTATGTATCAGACAATGTGATGGAGCAGTTAATCACCAAAGATCTAAAGGATCCAAATCTAGACCTAGAGCTAGAGCAGGAATTTAGTGATGAG AATGCTGGAGTTGTTACCACTCATGGATTCAAATGTGAGCTTTGTGATGTAACTTGCACGAGTGCTGAAAATCTGAGTACTCATGTTAAAGGTAAGAAACATTTGAGAATTGTGCGTGCTGCGGAGGACATGGCAAAAAAAGATGAGGGGGTGGAGATGGAGAAAGAGGAGGCAGTCGAAAAAACTGATGGAGTTATaggggaagaagaaaatgatgatAGTTAA
- the LOC110905804 gene encoding uncharacterized protein LOC110905804, with amino-acid sequence MEFTILIKVADYNDLQDRLELPKILSNQLPKNCEIFKLVDYTGMKYKVAVESLGRRRKTLHGPEWMRKHSSGRDYIHGCLVQAKAETYHHQDLPHGLLWLLSERRLKIDNLFAKVHGPTQSCKVDVCYAFPPGNEKGLAVGFMGSGWTTFCVENDIEEDYQLLLQWMGSTPQEHFNFNVLIFNKDGIGLHAATTHQCNRTKHRHHNSRPNYQKQFEHHAIETHMLTIPKNFVRDHQINSYCNAMLSFGHVKFLVPLRVRTDPRRVDDENHVIMYADWQHILDEAGMTKDKVIRFELVGEKSVAGDKVYFEVC; translated from the exons ATGGAGTTTACAATACTAATCAAAGTAGCTGATTACAACGACCTGCAAGACCGACTG GAACTCCCAAAAATATTGAGCAACCAGCTTCCCAAAAACTGTGAAATATTCAAACTTGTTGATTATACGGGAATGAAATACAAGGTTGCAGTCGAAAGCTTGGGTCGAAGAAGAAAAACACTACATGGGCCCGAATGGATGAG AAAGCATTCCTCAGGAAGAGATTACATTCATGGCTGTTTGGTACAAGCTAAAGCAGAAACATACCATCATCAG GATTTACCGCATGGTTTGCTGTGGCTGCTATCCGAGAGGCGTTTAAAAATCGACAACTTGTTTGCTAAAGTACACGGCCCTACGCAAAGTTGCAAGGTCGATGTGTGTTATGCTTTCCCTCCCGGAAATGAAAAAGGATTAGCTGTCGGTTTCATGGGGTCAGGTTGGACCACCTTTTGTGTTGAAAATGACATTGAAGAGGACTACCAACTGCTCTTACAATGGATGGGAAGCACTCCACAAGAGCACTTTAACTTCAATGTCCTGATATTTAACAAAGATGGCATCGGACTTCACGCAGCCACTACACATCAATGTAACCGCACCAAGCACCGCCACCACAACAGCCGCCCCAACTACCAGAAACAATTTGAACACCATGCCATAGAAACACACATGCTG ACGATACCGAAGAACTTTGTTCGAGATCACCAAATCAATAGCTACTGTAATGCTATGCTGTCATTTGGCCATGTCAAGTTTCTGGTACCGCTACGTGTAAGGACAGATCCAAGAAGAGTAGATGATGAAAACCATGTCATAATGTATGCGGACTGGCAGCATATCCTGGACGAAGCGGGGATGACTAAGGACAAAGTGATCAGGTTTGAGCTGGTGGGAGAAAAAAGTGTCGCAGGTGATAAGGTCTACTTCGAAGTTTGTTAG